AACCACATGTACAATCTATTAAATCCCGAAAGACATTCTACAAGTGACCTGCTctatttaaaggagaaaaaaaaaaaaaggtcctggAAAACAAACCTTAAGGCAGGAAGCTATTCTGGGTAGACGGAACAGACAAGCATCTGTATGGCTTGAAGACGGAAACAGAGACTGAGTGCTTGGTAGTTGGGAGTTAATGTTCATTTTTTGAGATATGTAATGTTATTGTGGTTGTTTTTATGAGACGCATGGTTAGTGTTTAGGGGTGAAATGTCTGTAAGTTACTCTCCAGTTGTTCAGTaaaaaatatggcaaaatgttaatttttgaaTCTAGGTGGATATATagagttcattttatttaacttttctgtatattcgaacatttcataataaaaagtggaaaataagactaccggtttaaaaaaaaaatacttcaaagcATGGATCAGACAACTGTAAAAGTGGGAAAAACATGAAGATCTAGGATTCTCCacgattattattattataagggCATCAACTGCCTCAGTGTTTTCAGTGGAAGAccttataaatgtattatttacatAAAACACACAAAGGTAGGAAACACggattaatgcaaagaaaggcGCTATGGACTGTAACACTCCACACTTTCTTTCCAGGAGAATAAAGTATAAGGTATGAAGTGCTGTTACAAAAATTGCACCTTAAATACAATGGTTATTTTTTACCGTAACTATGGCATGAGCATAATCTGAGAATTATGCAACCTTGAGAAAACCTGCACTTTGTGAAGGGTGATTCCATGACATCGAGGTTAACTAGGAGGACAAGGGGAAAGCAGCTTCTTGAAGAAAATGCTCAAGAAGAGAACCTGGAAGATGCTGGCACTCCAGGTCTTTGCCACCTCCCCCTCAGGTCTTTCCAATATCCAAATGAAGCTGCATGGTCCACACATGCTTCCAGTGTTATTTATGGCACCAGAATTTATATCAGGTTTTCCTCACCTAGCTCAGGAAAGCTTCTTATATAAAGATGTCCCATGACTTTTTAGGAATATCCCCACTAATAAGATTTGGGGATTCTGGTTCTTCATTTTGAAGTCATTCCTATTAGTAACAAATGGCCAATATTTGTTCCACATTTCTTTGCATGTATGCACCAAAAACTATAAAGATTTGCCAATTTCACACATCAGTTACTCAACCTTATTACTCCAGCCTGACTacatattcattaattcaaccaGCATATCTCAACCACCTACCAAAAGCAAGGCACTGAAGGAACACAAGCAGAAGGAAGGTCAGCTGTCAGCACATGGTCTGAAATTCTGAGAGTACAATGCTGTGGACAGTCCATACAGTAGTGGTTTCACCTATTTCTAATTGTGTTTCTAGCAGTTTTCCTTGTGTGCTGCTTGGGGCCCCACAGTTATTACTGTTTAATAATTACTGCAACAGTGATAGTTTCTGCATCATTGCTTTTTCCAATGAAATGTACCGTTATCTTAAGAGTAATCCCTATTTTACTTACATGTATGAAGAGTACCAATCACAGTGATTCTTTTGAAACCAGTCATTTCAATTTTAGTTTCTTCTTACATAAATAGGCTGGTTTGCTTTTTCATTCACGTGGCCACTCTTACTTTCTTAGGTAATCAAGCCTAGTTAACATTTCAGCTGTAAGTAGTCTCTGTATCCTCTTTTCTCACCCTTAAGTCTTTAGATATTTTTTTCCCTGACCCACTTTCTGCACTAAACTCAAACCCATTtcccactacttattttttcctcATACTGTTTAAATAGCTGCTTTCATTCATTACTTTCTTAAGATAACGGGGTTGCATTTAGCAATCCATTTCAGCAGGTTCTTAGCTTCATTCCATGAAGCACTGGTTAAGATCACGTCCTTGACTTTGTTACCTTTCATTATTTTAGAAAGCTTTCTGTTGCTTCAGTCAGCTGTGACTTTCAGCAGGTAAGCCCTGGAAGGATCCAACTAGGAGGTCTGGGCCCTGAGCACAGCAGGCACTCAAGAAACATGTTTCAAAGGAAGAAACGGACTTTCTATAGTAAGACAGTCATGGGGGAGCCTTAGGGTATGATTTCAGGTGtcagatggggggaaaaaaggaactgTGAATTTAGGAATcagattggggggtggggggtgggaagaactgtattctttttttcttctgatgacAGCTGTCAAAAgctagtgtgtgctcagttgtgtccaactctttgcaaccccattgcctggagccaaaatactggagtgggttgccatttcctccaggggatcttcccaacccagggattgaacctgggtctcctgaatctcctgattggcagggagattctttaccactgagtcacctgggaagcctgtcaaaAGCTAGTGAGACTCAGGCTATTATGTTTTAGATACTAAATATacctaaattttaaattgtttaagttttaatttttgcctGTTTAAGAAAATTCGTGCATGTGTCTAAGGGTTACAGACACATTAGCTTCTCCTAACAGATCATCTTTCACTAGGCTGCTCTTCCTTTAATATCTCAGTATTTAGAGGAAAGCATAATTAAACAGTGGTCAAACAAAAGTCCTTCCTTAACATACTTtcaaccattttcttttttggcaaaCCTACTGGCTTCACGTGGCAGTTATGGCATAACAGGAAAAGGGAAGGGGGCCCTTTACATATTTAAGGCTTCAAAGCTGGGAAGAACTAAAGGCTGGAGGACAGCTCTTCTGTTCTGTCACCCTGGGATTACCCTCTGGTGTGGAAGCTCTACTGGATGGAAGCCTTCCTGTTACAGTACATTCTTAAGGCCTCATGAAGAAGTACTTGAAACTCGGTCTGAGTTAGTGGCTAACAGGTTTCTGGCACTCTTCCTTTCCTACAGTTTCTTTCTGGAATGAACTAAACCAGTATCAAATAAAGGTTATTATGAAGTGAATGTTTtcatctgaaatttcacagtaCATTTAAATAGGTTATACTCCCATCACTAATTCTGATACTTCTGCTGAGTGAAAATCTAACCCATATTGCACTTCTTTTGAATAATGTTTTCAATAAGCACAGTACAAAATAAAACGTAGAATGATTAGGTTTGAAAACCTATGTGCAGTCTCCCGGATGCATTAGTTTCGATTTTTGGCACCTGTGTGGACACGCTGATGCTGGATGAGGTTCGTACTCTGGGTGAAGCTTTTGCCACATATGCGGCACGCATAGGGCTTCTCTCCCGTGTGAATCCTCTGGTGCTGAATAAGGCATGTTCTCTGGCTAAAATCTTTGTTGCATGCGTTACATTTATAGGGtctctctccagtatgagttcTCTGATGCTGATTAAGTGATGAGGAATAAATGAACGCCTTCCCACACTCGTTGCATttgtagggtttctctccagtgtgaatccTTTGATGCTGAGTAAGGTTGGCACCCTGTCTATACGCTTTCCCACATATGTTGCATTTAAATGGTTTTTCACCATTGTGAATCCTCTGGTGCTGAGTAAGGTGAACGCTCTGGCTGAATGCTTTCCCACACACGCTGCACttatagggtttctctccagtatgtgTTCTGTGATGCTGGGTGAGGTTTGCACTCTggctgaaggctttcccacatatGCTGCATATATAGGacttctctccagtgtgagtgGTCTGGTGCTGAATAAGTGTGGAGGAGTGAGcgaaggcttttccacattcgTTACATTTGTAACACTTCTCTCCAGAGTGAATTCTCTGATGTCGAATAAGGTAAGTGCTCTGACTGAATACTTTCCAGCACTCATTGCATTTATATGGTTTTTTTCCTGTGTGGATCTTCTGATGCTGGAGGAGGTGTGTGCTCTGGCTGAAGGTCTTCCCACATTCGTTGCATATGtaaggtttttctccagtatgaactctctGGTGATTAATGAGTGATGAGCTGTGGCTGAAGGTTTTACCGCATTCCAAGCACTTGTAGGGTTTCTCTCCCGTGTGTGTTCTCTGGTGGATGGTGAGGTGAGCACGCTGGCTGAAGTCTTTCCCACAGTCATCACACTTgtagggtttctctcctgtgtggatCCGCTGGTGGATGGTGAGGTGGGCACGCTGGCTGAAGGCTTTCCCGCACTGGTggcattcatagggtttctctcccGTGTGCATCCTCTGATGTGCAATGAGGGATGAGACGTGTCTGAACTCTTTGCCGCACTCTTCACATTCGTAAGACTTCTCTTTGGCATGGCTGTTTTGGTGTGCGATGAGGGATGGGTACTTCCTGAACTTCTTCCCACACACCTTACACTTATAAGGCTTCTCTCCAGGGTATATTTTCCTGTGTACGATGCCGGGGATGAAGGTCTTGTCTTCATCGTACATGAAAGTTTTATTGTCTGACTGGGTACCAAACTGCATAATTAGGTTTGAATGCTTTTCAAAATCACttctatatatatcatatttatagTCTTCGACAGGACCATCTTCTTGTGAAAGGACTGACTTCTTCACACCGAAATGTCTCCTTTTGGTGGGAATTCTCCTGAAGGTCTCTGCCACTTGCCCCTCCATTCTGTCATCATAGTCAGAGGGTTCTTCCAGTTTGATGAGCTTGATTCCATCCTTTTTAAGTTTAGAAACATTTTCCACCAGAGTACACTCTTGTGCTTTGGTTTCccattctgaaattaaaaaaatacatataaaaaagtCTTCCaaacagaggagaaaggaaactACTAAAGTAGAAACAAAATAATGAACATGAATAAAATGCCTAAAAAGACTGTGGCTTTGACAGCCTCAACATTGTCCTCAACGTTCAGGAAAGGAGGATAAAACAGCAGAAAACAGGCCTAAATAGTTGACGGAGGAGCAGCTCCCCTCTATTTAACACCAGCGTGGAGTTACTAGGATAGGTGAGGTCAGGCAACAGATCTAAGAAGTGAAAACAAATGATGAACAACGTGGTATGACTTTCATTACATAATCATTTATAATCATATAAGTTAATTTACATTAACACGTCATAAAGCAGGCTGGCTGTCACCACCCCTCCTTCCAATCTACCCTGGACACCATCATGATATCCTGGGCAGTTTCATGGCATGTGTCCCTGCTTTAATACTTATAGTAACTCCTACAGCCTTGGAGCAGTGGTCCAGACCCTCAGCGTAAGCATCACTGTCACCTGAAACACATCAAGTGACTGGGATCCTCCCAGACATCCTGAGGCAAAAACCCTGGGAGTAGGGCTGAGGCCTCCAGGAAGTTTAAATCACACTGAAGTTTCAGGATCAGTGGCTTAAAGGatgaaagttaaaggaaaaaaaagttaaaatacctCCATTCAGTTCTCAGGCCCCAAATAATCTACCCTTTTCTATTGTACTCTCCCCTCTTCCACACCTCACATTCACCTTAAAGTTCGACATTATCCACATATCTTACAACTGTGTCCTCATCATCTTCTGAAGGTGCCACTAATTCCAGACTCCAGATTTCTCTTATGACACCTTCACCTATTAAGAAAGATGCTTATGGCCCAGCTcatgtttctttctccttcttagaATCCTAAAGTACAGATTAAGTTGAATCATACAAAACTACATTGTATATAGGTCAATATGGCAGAATATCAGCAGTTTCATATAGTTCAACTTAATATAATGTTGGGCCTATGGCAGAAGTTGGCCTTACATTATTTCAtagttttgtgtgtttatttccaACTCAGATGCAAACTCTGGAAATGGCTTATCTTTCTCTTACATTTCCTTCAGAAAAAGGCATAAGACTCTTGATATGGAGGCCACTCAAGTGAACCTGGTAAAATAAATGATGATACCTTGCTGTAAAATGGTGAACTCAAATGAaagcatgtgcatgtgtgtgcacacacacagggaccCCAAAACCTGACTGCAAAGCcattaaatattcatttgttgatgCCTATGTTTCATTATGATGACGTAAAACAAATTTAAGCTACAATACCTTTGAAATCAGGTAAGAAACTTGTaacttgaaaatattaagaattatATAATGAAACATCAGATAGAGTTTATAATACAGTACAAACAATACTGGATTGTTCAGAAACTTTCTAAGATGCAGATCAAAGTaggatatttacaaatatatccATTCAGTAGACTCATCCATCAATAAAGGACTAGTTAGAATAGGAGACAATGGAAAAGTAGGTACACTGACCTGAAAAAGTGTTCAGGAcatattaacaggaaaaaaagagagagaaaatggtatGTAGGGAAAGATCCCATCAGTGTAAAGATGTGTATCTCCGACTCCTCACCCCAAACCAGGGCCCTCTCCCCTCAGATCAGCATTCTCTGCATGCCTGCACATACATGTGGTTAAAGAAAGGGAGACATATAGTTCATTGCTCTGCCTTGTGCTGCTTCGATTTACACACTACTTTTATTACTTTGATTCAAATACAAAAATTAGACATTACAAAATGCTTAGGagtaatgttaaatgaaaaaagcagtaTTATGACTAGCATGAAAACTCATTACAACTAGGTAAATATTATCAAGATGCCAACAATGGGATTTTTaagcttcaaaaaatattttctgattttcaagaAATTGCCtgtatttctttgttatttagtACTACAAATGTTGATGTATTACTTTATCtagtggaaaaaaatttaaaaacaactttcttAAACCAGGATTTATTACTGCCtccttaaaaaaacatttaaaaaatgagaacgtAATGGAATGCATGggaaagtgtgtgtatgtatgtatgtgtatgtgtgtgtgtgtttgtgtatgtatgtgtatatatacatacacaaacacacatatatatggcttctgaggtggctcagcagtaaagaatccacctgccaatgcaggagatgcaagacacggcttccatccctgagttgggaaaatcccctggagcaggaaatggcaatctgctccagtattcttgttgggaaaataccatggacagaagagcctggaaggctacattcatggggttgcagagctggacacagctgggtgactgagcacaagcacaggaGCAGTGTGTATATAAAGACAAGACAGTCCCAGAAACTGGGTTTAGCTTCTATGTGATCAGAATCAGTCTATGACAGAATGTTCCATACACCTGAGAAGGAAGTGCTAAAGTTataattagggacttccctggtggtctagtggctaagactcctaggttccaaagcagggggcctgggttcaatccttggtaaGGGaattaaatcccacatgctgcaaactAAAGacttggtacagccaaataaataaataaataaaataaagttataattAACAAGCTTAAAATAACAAGCCTGAATGATGACAACAAAGAAATGGCTATTATAAGCATACATTCTTAAACCAGTGAGACCACTAAGCAGggcttaaatatttatatataactaaCCAGAAAGAATGGACTAAAAGCATAAGGTATCACACAGTGGTGTAATATTTCTAGCAGGAGAGATCAGTGTTGATCAGGCTATCAAGGGAGAAATGTCAAGGATGGGGGGAGGTCTGGTCTGAACCTGAAGAAATAGGTGGTCCTGTATGATGTAAAGAACCATTGAATTCCAAGACAGGACTGGCCATCAGAGACCAACACAGATGCTTGAACTGTGAGTTGTCAAAGTTCCCACTCCTCAAACATGACTGATGAGATGTTGTAACCAAAGGTTCAACTTACACCTCTCTGAGCCACGAAGAAAGTAAAACCCTTAGAGGCCCCAAATCAAGTAAAAGCAGAAGACCGGGAGTCTTGGAAGTTGACGTTGACTGCCGGAAAAACTCCTCCATCCTGTTGATGGCCTCCAGCTGCCCATTAAGGGTGCAAGGCGTTTGGGGGCCAGAAGACAGAGCTTGTAGCCAACcaggaggggcagggggtgggagccTGTATGCTCTGTGCCACACCCTCTTTATAGAGGATgggctagaaaaacaaacaaaacgcaAAAGCTCACCTCAACTGAAGGAGAAGAGGAACTTGCCTTTCTCTGTTTTGTGCTCTTTGGTGGGAGCAAAATCCGCCCCCCCAGTAGGCCCCCTTTTGGGGGTTTGTAGCCTTAATTCAACCTGAATCATCTGAAAAACTGAAGTGGCCCCAAAGGGGCAGTGCCTCCCAGAAGGCTGTCCTGACTGCAGTGCGGGGCTAGTGCCATCCTGCCACATGTTTTCTTAGTATTCAGACTGTGCTGAAACCACTCCCTAAAGAATTTGTTGTATATTTTGTGTCACTCTGCCAACTAAAGCCAATAGGCCACAAATTATAAGAAGAATTAGTTTGTCAAGTAGCACCCTTAAAATACCTGATGATCAGATAaagttaacttttttaaaaaatgaagcaatcGGCTCTAAGGGAGCATATTATTCTCTGTGATTACTATTTAATTTACTGTTACTACTATATTCCA
This portion of the Bubalus bubalis isolate 160015118507 breed Murrah chromosome 3, NDDB_SH_1, whole genome shotgun sequence genome encodes:
- the ZNF287 gene encoding zinc finger protein 287 isoform X4, giving the protein MTFKDVAVDITQEDWELMRPVQKELYKTVTLQNYWNMVSLDERFQSERSSGSTMHGPPRPPPHALPGACLPHSLCTPSSRVVGDFCPCSKRAVTSFMRSCLNRSFPVRGLTVYRPTVIPMLEEPWMVLKEILEGPSPEWETKAQECTLVENVSKLKKDGIKLIKLEEPSDYDDRMEGQVAETFRRIPTKRRHFGVKKSVLSQEDGPVEDYKYDIYRSDFEKHSNLIMQFGTQSDNKTFMYDEDKTFIPGIVHRKIYPGEKPYKCKVCGKKFRKYPSLIAHQNSHAKEKSYECEECGKEFRHVSSLIAHQRMHTGEKPYECHQCGKAFSQRAHLTIHQRIHTGEKPYKCDDCGKDFSQRAHLTIHQRTHTGEKPYKCLECGKTFSHSSSLINHQRVHTGEKPYICNECGKTFSQSTHLLQHQKIHTGKKPYKCNECWKVFSQSTYLIRHQRIHSGEKCYKCNECGKAFAHSSTLIQHQTTHTGEKSYICSICGKAFSQSANLTQHHRTHTGEKPYKCSVCGKAFSQSVHLTQHQRIHNGEKPFKCNICGKAYRQGANLTQHQRIHTGEKPYKCNECGKAFIYSSSLNQHQRTHTGERPYKCNACNKDFSQRTCLIQHQRIHTGEKPYACRICGKSFTQSTNLIQHQRVHTGAKNRN
- the ZNF287 gene encoding zinc finger protein 287 isoform X3 encodes the protein MFQESMTFKDVAVDITQEDWELMRPVQKELYKTVTLQNYWNMVSLDERFQSERSSGSTMHGPPRPPPHALPGACLPHSLCTPSSRVVGDFCPCSKRAVTSFMRSCLNRSFPVRGLTVYRPTVIPMLEEPWMVLKEILEGPSPEWETKAQECTLVENVSKLKKDGIKLIKLEEPSDYDDRMEGQVAETFRRIPTKRRHFGVKKSVLSQEDGPVEDYKYDIYRSDFEKHSNLIMQFGTQSDNKTFMYDEDKTFIPGIVHRKIYPGEKPYKCKVCGKKFRKYPSLIAHQNSHAKEKSYECEECGKEFRHVSSLIAHQRMHTGEKPYECHQCGKAFSQRAHLTIHQRIHTGEKPYKCDDCGKDFSQRAHLTIHQRTHTGEKPYKCLECGKTFSHSSSLINHQRVHTGEKPYICNECGKTFSQSTHLLQHQKIHTGKKPYKCNECWKVFSQSTYLIRHQRIHSGEKCYKCNECGKAFAHSSTLIQHQTTHTGEKSYICSICGKAFSQSANLTQHHRTHTGEKPYKCSVCGKAFSQSVHLTQHQRIHNGEKPFKCNICGKAYRQGANLTQHQRIHTGEKPYKCNECGKAFIYSSSLNQHQRTHTGERPYKCNACNKDFSQRTCLIQHQRIHTGEKPYACRICGKSFTQSTNLIQHQRVHTGAKNRN
- the ZNF287 gene encoding zinc finger protein 287 isoform X1 — its product is MFSPSRRTTSSSRAQVLLTWKTDKAQSGPRNAEKEILALRLLRDTETCRQNFRNFPYPDLAGPRKALNQLRELCLKWLRPEIHSKEQILELLVLEQFLSILPGEVRTWVKSQYPRNSEEVVTLVEDLTQILKEEAAPQSFTLSQETPEDDPKGRQAFQAGWFNDLVTKESMTFKDVAVDITQEDWELMRPVQKELYKTVTLQNYWNMVSLDERFQSERSSGSTMHGPPRPPPHALPGACLPHSLCTPSSRVVGDFCPCSKRAVTSFMRSCLNRSFPVRGLTVYRPTVIPMLEEPWMVLKEILEGPSPEWETKAQECTLVENVSKLKKDGIKLIKLEEPSDYDDRMEGQVAETFRRIPTKRRHFGVKKSVLSQEDGPVEDYKYDIYRSDFEKHSNLIMQFGTQSDNKTFMYDEDKTFIPGIVHRKIYPGEKPYKCKVCGKKFRKYPSLIAHQNSHAKEKSYECEECGKEFRHVSSLIAHQRMHTGEKPYECHQCGKAFSQRAHLTIHQRIHTGEKPYKCDDCGKDFSQRAHLTIHQRTHTGEKPYKCLECGKTFSHSSSLINHQRVHTGEKPYICNECGKTFSQSTHLLQHQKIHTGKKPYKCNECWKVFSQSTYLIRHQRIHSGEKCYKCNECGKAFAHSSTLIQHQTTHTGEKSYICSICGKAFSQSANLTQHHRTHTGEKPYKCSVCGKAFSQSVHLTQHQRIHNGEKPFKCNICGKAYRQGANLTQHQRIHTGEKPYKCNECGKAFIYSSSLNQHQRTHTGERPYKCNACNKDFSQRTCLIQHQRIHTGEKPYACRICGKSFTQSTNLIQHQRVHTGAKNRN
- the ZNF287 gene encoding zinc finger protein 287 isoform X2, with product MFSPSRRTTSSSRAQVLLTWKTDKAQSGPRNAEKEILALRLLRDTETCRQNFRNFPYPDLAGPRKALNQLRELCLKWLRPEIHSKEQILELLVLEQFLSILPGEVRTWVKSQYPRNSEEVVTLVEDLTQILKEEAAPQSFTLSQETPEDDPKGRQAFQAGWFNDLVTKESMTFKDVAVDITQEDWELMRPVQKELYKTVTLQNYWNMVSLGLTVYRPTVIPMLEEPWMVLKEILEGPSPEWETKAQECTLVENVSKLKKDGIKLIKLEEPSDYDDRMEGQVAETFRRIPTKRRHFGVKKSVLSQEDGPVEDYKYDIYRSDFEKHSNLIMQFGTQSDNKTFMYDEDKTFIPGIVHRKIYPGEKPYKCKVCGKKFRKYPSLIAHQNSHAKEKSYECEECGKEFRHVSSLIAHQRMHTGEKPYECHQCGKAFSQRAHLTIHQRIHTGEKPYKCDDCGKDFSQRAHLTIHQRTHTGEKPYKCLECGKTFSHSSSLINHQRVHTGEKPYICNECGKTFSQSTHLLQHQKIHTGKKPYKCNECWKVFSQSTYLIRHQRIHSGEKCYKCNECGKAFAHSSTLIQHQTTHTGEKSYICSICGKAFSQSANLTQHHRTHTGEKPYKCSVCGKAFSQSVHLTQHQRIHNGEKPFKCNICGKAYRQGANLTQHQRIHTGEKPYKCNECGKAFIYSSSLNQHQRTHTGERPYKCNACNKDFSQRTCLIQHQRIHTGEKPYACRICGKSFTQSTNLIQHQRVHTGAKNRN